The Streptomyces sp. NBC_01197 genome window below encodes:
- a CDS encoding M4 family metallopeptidase, with protein MTDTPEMTGTTGMTGPAAPSVFCTIIPPHILNKLAEADDPELSGPARRTLEADDSHRSRRRTAMAATARGDGGVSGPADPAPRMPKRTIYDAGHGTQLPGTKVRAEGAQPSKDATVNRAYAGLGATFELYLKAYGRYSIDGKGLALDASVHYDRQYNNAFWDGSQMVFGDGDGKMFLDFTIPVDVIGHELTHGVTQYTANLAYSGQSGALNESVSDVFGSLIKQYALGQTADQADWLIGAGLLAPRVSGVALRSMKAPGTAYDDPALGKDPQPGTMKGYVKTTDDNGGVHVNSGIPNHAFYLLADALGGKAWERAGQIWYDTLTGGDLAADASFADFARLTVKAAQARFGSGDEQEAVTKAWSTVGVPTGA; from the coding sequence ATGACTGACACTCCTGAGATGACTGGCACCACCGGGATGACCGGCCCGGCCGCACCTTCCGTCTTCTGCACCATCATCCCGCCGCACATCCTCAACAAGCTCGCGGAAGCCGACGACCCGGAGCTCTCCGGCCCGGCCCGCCGCACCCTTGAGGCGGACGACTCGCACCGCAGCCGGCGCCGGACGGCCATGGCCGCCACCGCGCGCGGGGACGGTGGCGTCTCGGGGCCCGCCGACCCGGCGCCCAGGATGCCGAAGCGCACCATCTACGACGCCGGGCACGGCACCCAACTGCCCGGCACCAAGGTCCGCGCGGAGGGCGCGCAGCCGAGCAAGGACGCTACGGTCAACCGGGCCTACGCGGGCCTCGGCGCTACCTTCGAGCTGTACCTCAAGGCGTACGGGCGGTACTCGATCGACGGCAAGGGGCTGGCGCTCGACGCGAGCGTCCACTACGACCGGCAGTACAACAACGCCTTCTGGGACGGCAGCCAGATGGTCTTCGGCGACGGTGACGGGAAGATGTTCCTCGACTTCACCATCCCGGTGGACGTCATCGGCCACGAACTCACCCACGGCGTCACGCAGTACACCGCGAACCTGGCGTACTCCGGCCAGTCCGGCGCGCTCAACGAGTCGGTCTCGGACGTCTTCGGCTCGCTCATCAAGCAGTACGCCCTGGGCCAGACCGCCGACCAGGCCGACTGGTTGATCGGCGCCGGCCTCCTGGCGCCTCGCGTATCCGGGGTCGCGCTGCGCTCGATGAAGGCGCCGGGCACCGCGTACGACGACCCTGCGCTCGGCAAGGACCCGCAGCCCGGGACGATGAAGGGGTACGTCAAGACCACCGACGACAACGGCGGGGTGCACGTCAACTCCGGTATCCCCAACCACGCCTTCTACCTGCTCGCGGACGCCCTGGGCGGCAAGGCCTGGGAGCGGGCCGGGCAGATCTGGTACGACACCCTGACCGGCGGCGACCTGGCGGCCGACGCGAGCTTCGCGGACTTCGCCCGGCTGACGGTCAAGGCCGCCCAGGCCCGCTTCGGCAGCGGCGACGAGCAGGAGGCGGTGACCAAAGCCTGGTCCACGGTCGGTGTCCCGACCGGTGCGTAG
- a CDS encoding metal ABC transporter ATP-binding protein — protein sequence MDSEQEPAVQEPVISVRGATAALGSRPVLRGVDLTVHRGEVVALLGANGSGKSTAVRAVIGQVPLTGGSIELFGSPLGRFRQWARIGYVPQRTTAAGGVPATVREIVSSGRLARTKLRWPSRADRAAVARAIELVGLSDRAGDSVGALSGGQHQRVLIARALASEPDLLIMDEPMAGVDLASQEILASTLREQVAARTTVLLVLHELGPLEPLIDRAVVLRDGCVTHDGPPPEALGRHSLPGHDHVHPHAPAGPARTGLLS from the coding sequence ATGGACTCCGAACAGGAACCCGCCGTCCAGGAACCCGTCATCTCCGTACGCGGGGCCACCGCCGCGCTCGGTTCGCGCCCCGTGCTGCGCGGTGTCGACCTCACCGTGCACCGCGGCGAGGTCGTCGCCCTGCTCGGCGCCAACGGGTCGGGCAAGTCGACCGCCGTACGCGCGGTGATCGGCCAGGTCCCGCTCACCGGCGGCTCGATCGAACTCTTCGGCAGCCCGCTGGGGCGGTTCAGGCAGTGGGCGCGCATCGGCTACGTACCGCAGCGCACCACCGCGGCCGGCGGGGTGCCCGCGACGGTGCGGGAGATCGTCTCGTCCGGCCGGCTCGCGCGTACGAAGCTGCGATGGCCGTCCAGAGCCGACCGCGCCGCCGTGGCCCGTGCGATCGAGCTGGTGGGGCTCAGCGACAGGGCAGGCGACTCCGTGGGCGCGCTCTCCGGCGGCCAGCACCAGCGGGTGCTGATCGCGCGGGCGCTGGCGTCCGAGCCCGATCTGCTGATCATGGACGAGCCGATGGCCGGGGTCGACCTGGCCAGCCAGGAGATCCTCGCCTCGACGTTGCGCGAGCAGGTGGCCGCCCGGACGACCGTGCTGCTCGTCCTGCACGAGCTCGGGCCGCTGGAACCGCTGATCGACCGCGCCGTCGTCCTGCGCGACGGCTGCGTCACCCACGACGGACCCCCGCCGGAGGCCCTGGGCCGGCACTCCCTGCCGGGCCATGACCACGTACACCCGCACGCGCCGGCCGGGCCGGCCAGGACAGGACTGCTGAGCTGA
- a CDS encoding TerB family tellurite resistance protein — MLSVRGRSGKKSIIWAVRTSWDTVGDGEFFCADCGGDRNYRRLTGRRRLTVLGLPLLSRGRTGPVVECAACWTQFSTDTLDRPTTTRFSAMLRDAVHTVTLAVLTAGGTGSHAVIETAVSTVRAAGFDECTEEQLTALVDALAADTGRFVTDTEPCGAALTIELHESLQPLTPHLAPVGRESILLQGARIALADGPYSPAEREVLATVGGALQLCTQDTARLLAAAARTPS; from the coding sequence GTGCTGTCAGTCCGTGGACGAAGCGGCAAGAAGTCGATCATCTGGGCCGTCCGTACCTCCTGGGACACGGTCGGCGACGGCGAGTTCTTCTGTGCGGACTGCGGGGGAGACCGCAACTACCGCCGCCTGACAGGCCGCCGCCGGCTCACCGTGCTCGGTCTGCCGCTCCTCTCGCGCGGCCGCACCGGCCCGGTGGTCGAATGCGCCGCCTGCTGGACGCAGTTCTCCACCGACACCCTCGACCGCCCCACCACGACGCGCTTCTCGGCGATGCTGCGTGACGCGGTCCACACGGTGACGCTCGCCGTCCTCACCGCGGGCGGCACCGGCTCCCACGCGGTCATCGAGACAGCCGTCTCCACGGTCCGGGCCGCCGGGTTCGACGAGTGCACCGAGGAGCAGCTCACCGCCCTGGTCGACGCGCTCGCCGCGGACACCGGCCGTTTCGTCACGGACACCGAGCCGTGCGGGGCCGCGCTCACCATCGAACTGCACGAGTCGCTGCAGCCGCTGACACCGCATCTCGCCCCGGTGGGCCGGGAGTCGATCCTGCTCCAGGGCGCCCGGATCGCCCTCGCCGACGGCCCGTACAGCCCCGCGGAGCGCGAGGTGCTCGCGACGGTCGGCGGCGCACTCCAGCTCTGCACGCAGGACACGGCCCGGCTGCTGGCGGCAGCGGCGCGGACACCTTCCTGA
- a CDS encoding isoprenyl transferase codes for MARRGILGRNKQEYKTPELHPSGARPPKIPGELVPNHVAIVMDGNGRWAKDRGLPRTEGHKVGESTVLEVLNGCIEMGVKNLSLYAFSTENWKRSPDEVRFLMNFNRDVIRRRRDQMDELGIRIRWVGRMPKLWKSVVEELQVAQEQTKDNDAMTLYFCVNYGGRAEIADAAQAIARDVAAGKLDPAKVNEKTFAKYIYYPDMPDVDLFLRPSGEQRTSNYLIWQSAYAEMVFQDVLWPDFDRRDLWRACLEFAQRDRRFGGAIEETTTA; via the coding sequence ATGGCACGACGCGGGATTCTGGGGCGTAACAAGCAGGAGTACAAAACCCCCGAACTGCACCCGTCGGGCGCCCGCCCGCCGAAGATCCCCGGCGAACTGGTGCCGAACCACGTGGCGATCGTCATGGACGGCAACGGCCGCTGGGCCAAGGACCGCGGGCTGCCGCGCACCGAGGGCCACAAGGTCGGCGAGTCCACCGTCCTCGAAGTGCTCAACGGCTGCATCGAGATGGGCGTCAAGAACCTCTCGCTGTACGCCTTCTCGACCGAGAACTGGAAGCGCTCACCCGACGAGGTGCGCTTCCTGATGAACTTCAACCGCGATGTCATCAGGCGCCGCCGGGACCAGATGGACGAGCTGGGGATCCGGATCCGCTGGGTGGGCCGGATGCCCAAGCTGTGGAAGTCGGTGGTCGAGGAGCTCCAGGTCGCGCAGGAGCAGACCAAGGACAACGACGCGATGACGCTGTACTTCTGCGTCAACTACGGCGGGCGCGCGGAGATCGCCGACGCGGCGCAGGCCATCGCCCGCGACGTGGCGGCGGGCAAGCTGGACCCGGCGAAGGTCAATGAGAAGACCTTCGCGAAGTACATCTACTACCCGGACATGCCGGACGTGGACCTCTTCCTGCGCCCGAGCGGCGAGCAGCGCACGTCCAACTACCTGATCTGGCAGAGCGCGTACGCCGAGATGGTCTTCCAGGACGTCCTGTGGCCGGACTTCGACCGCCGAGACCTGTGGCGGGCCTGCCTCGAATTCGCCCAGCGGGACCGGAGGTTCGGCGGCGCGATCGAGGAGACGACGACCGCCTGA
- a CDS encoding metal ABC transporter permease: MIMELLQSPLMQRALLAAVLVGITAPAIGIYLVQRRQALMGDGIGHIAMTGVGLGFLLNSSPVWMATLVSVVGAVSMELIRSYGRMRGDVALAMLFYGGMSGGVLLINLSPSGSNANLSSYLFGSLATVSQSDVTAICVLAAFVILVTLGLRRQLFAVSQDEEFARVTGLPVRVLNLLIAVTAAVTVTVAMRVVGLLLVSALMVVPVAAAQQLTKSFAVTFVLAVVIGTAVTLSGTITSYYQDVPPGATIVLLAILVFVVLTALAAPLARRRARAAEAAEAEYGRGVPAARRPVESAGT; the protein is encoded by the coding sequence CTGATCATGGAACTTCTCCAGAGCCCCCTGATGCAACGGGCCTTGCTCGCCGCCGTCCTGGTCGGCATCACCGCCCCCGCCATCGGCATCTACCTCGTCCAGCGCCGTCAGGCCCTGATGGGCGACGGCATCGGCCACATCGCCATGACCGGGGTCGGCCTCGGCTTTCTGCTCAACTCAAGCCCGGTGTGGATGGCCACGCTGGTCTCGGTCGTCGGCGCCGTCTCGATGGAGCTGATCCGCAGCTACGGCCGGATGCGCGGGGATGTCGCGCTGGCGATGCTCTTCTACGGCGGTATGTCCGGCGGGGTGCTGCTGATCAACCTCTCCCCGTCCGGCTCGAACGCCAACCTCTCGTCGTATCTCTTCGGCTCGCTCGCGACGGTCTCGCAGAGCGATGTCACCGCGATCTGCGTCCTGGCCGCGTTCGTGATCCTGGTGACGCTCGGGCTGCGCAGGCAGCTCTTCGCGGTCAGTCAGGACGAGGAGTTCGCCCGGGTCACCGGGCTACCGGTACGGGTGCTCAACCTGCTCATCGCGGTCACAGCGGCCGTCACCGTCACCGTCGCGATGCGGGTGGTCGGACTGCTGCTGGTGAGCGCGCTGATGGTGGTCCCGGTGGCGGCGGCGCAGCAGCTGACGAAGTCGTTCGCGGTCACCTTCGTACTGGCTGTGGTGATCGGTACGGCGGTGACGCTCTCCGGCACCATCACTTCCTACTACCAGGACGTCCCGCCTGGAGCGACAATTGTCCTGCTGGCCATCCTGGTCTTCGTGGTACTGACCGCGCTCGCCGCACCTCTGGCGAGGCGGCGTGCACGGGCCGCCGAGGCGGCGGAGGCCGAGTACGGCCGCGGGGTCCCGGCGGCGCGGCGGCCGGTGGAATCGGCCGGGACCTGA
- a CDS encoding protealysin inhibitor emfourin has protein sequence MRIQVRRTGGFAGIERRAEVDTSARPDAGEWHELAEQAVAAGHDAPPQGVPDGFNYRITVDDRTVYCTDPRLSEAQRSLISRVLKEGA, from the coding sequence ATGCGTATCCAGGTAAGGCGCACGGGAGGCTTCGCCGGCATCGAGCGCCGGGCCGAGGTGGACACCTCGGCCCGGCCCGATGCCGGCGAGTGGCACGAGCTGGCCGAACAGGCGGTCGCGGCGGGCCACGACGCACCGCCCCAGGGGGTGCCCGACGGGTTCAACTACCGGATCACGGTGGACGACCGGACGGTGTACTGCACGGACCCGCGGCTCAGCGAGGCGCAGCGGTCGCTGATCTCGCGGGTGCTGAAGGAGGGGGCGTAG
- a CDS encoding metal ABC transporter substrate-binding protein: MNVRRLIPATAVSAAVAAGLVALSACSGSAAADHKDGKLHVVASFYPLQYLTQEIGGDHVSVSNLTKPGVEPHDLELSPKQTVALSGVDAIIYLKGLQPAVDEAIKQSGVKHTADAASMTTLEKHGTEVDGHHHTTGDNASHSESEAGLDPHIWLDPLRFAQVARGVDKTLAAADPKHSVDYRKNTDALVKKLDALNQQYANGLKNRTSDTFVTTHAAFGYLAERYGLTEEAISGIDPESEPSVSRMKDLHSLAAKHHVNTVFFETIANPDTARTLAGDLHVKTGVLDPLEGLTDKSKGRDYIQVMQSNLAALQKALGAK, encoded by the coding sequence ATGAACGTACGACGCCTCATACCCGCCACAGCCGTCTCCGCAGCGGTCGCCGCCGGACTGGTCGCCCTCTCCGCCTGCTCCGGTTCCGCCGCCGCCGACCACAAGGACGGCAAGCTGCACGTCGTGGCGTCGTTCTATCCGCTCCAGTACCTGACGCAGGAGATAGGCGGCGACCACGTCTCCGTCAGCAACCTGACCAAGCCGGGCGTCGAGCCGCACGACCTCGAACTCAGCCCGAAGCAGACCGTCGCCCTGTCCGGCGTGGACGCGATCATCTACCTCAAGGGCCTCCAGCCCGCCGTCGACGAGGCGATCAAGCAGTCCGGCGTGAAGCACACCGCGGACGCCGCCTCGATGACGACGCTCGAAAAGCACGGAACCGAGGTCGACGGCCACCACCACACGACCGGTGACAACGCCTCCCACTCGGAGAGCGAGGCCGGGCTCGACCCGCACATCTGGCTCGACCCGTTGCGATTCGCCCAGGTCGCCAGGGGCGTGGACAAGACACTCGCCGCGGCGGACCCCAAGCACAGCGTGGACTACCGCAAGAACACCGACGCGCTGGTGAAGAAGCTCGACGCCCTGAACCAGCAGTACGCGAACGGGCTGAAGAACCGCACCTCCGACACCTTCGTCACCACGCACGCCGCCTTCGGCTACCTCGCCGAGCGGTACGGCCTCACCGAGGAGGCCATCAGCGGGATCGACCCGGAGAGCGAGCCCAGCGTCTCGCGGATGAAGGACCTGCACAGCCTCGCCGCGAAGCACCACGTCAACACGGTCTTCTTCGAGACCATCGCGAACCCCGACACCGCCAGGACCCTCGCGGGTGACCTGCACGTGAAGACCGGCGTGCTGGACCCGCTGGAGGGGCTCACGGACAAGTCCAAGGGTCGCGACTACATCCAGGTCATGCAGTCCAACCTGGCCGCGCTCCAGAAGGCGCTCGGCGCCAAGTGA
- the recO gene encoding DNA repair protein RecO has product MSLFRDDGVVLRTQKLGEADRIITLLTRGHGRVRAVARGVRRTKSKFGARLEPFSHVDVQFFARGSELIGRGLPLCTQSETIAPYGGGIVSDYARYTAGTAMLETAERFTDHEGEPSVQQYLLLIGGLRTLARGEHAPNLILDAFLLRSLAVNGYAPSFEDCAKCGLEGPNRFFSVAGGGAVCGDCRVPGSVVPSAEAVGLLSALLTGDWTTADAAEPRHVREGSGLVSAYLHWHLERGLRSLRYVEK; this is encoded by the coding sequence ATGAGTCTTTTCCGTGACGACGGGGTCGTCCTGCGGACTCAGAAGCTGGGTGAGGCCGACCGCATCATCACGCTGCTGACCCGGGGCCACGGGCGGGTGCGCGCCGTCGCGCGGGGCGTGCGCCGCACCAAGTCCAAATTCGGGGCGCGGCTCGAACCGTTCTCCCATGTCGACGTGCAGTTCTTCGCGCGCGGCAGCGAACTGATCGGGCGCGGGCTTCCGCTGTGCACCCAGAGTGAGACCATCGCTCCGTACGGTGGCGGCATCGTCAGCGACTACGCCCGCTACACGGCGGGCACGGCCATGCTGGAGACGGCGGAACGCTTCACCGACCACGAGGGTGAGCCGTCCGTCCAGCAGTATCTGCTGCTCATCGGCGGGCTGCGCACCCTCGCCCGCGGTGAGCACGCCCCGAATCTGATCCTCGACGCTTTCCTGCTGCGCTCGCTCGCCGTCAACGGCTACGCGCCCAGCTTCGAGGACTGCGCGAAGTGCGGCCTGGAAGGACCGAACCGGTTCTTCTCCGTGGCGGGCGGCGGGGCGGTGTGCGGCGACTGCCGGGTGCCCGGCAGCGTCGTACCCTCTGCGGAGGCCGTCGGGCTGCTCAGCGCGCTGCTGACGGGGGACTGGACGACGGCCGACGCGGCCGAGCCGAGGCACGTCAGGGAGGGCAGCGGGCTCGTATCGGCCTACCTGCACTGGCACTTGGAGCGCGGGCTGCGCTCGTTGCGGTACGTGGAGAAGTAG
- the leuA gene encoding 2-isopropylmalate synthase, whose translation MSHPTPITNATRTQKPSGMPVHKYGQYDAVELPDRSWPDNRITQAPRWLSTDLRDGNQALIDPMSPARKREMFDLLVKMGYKEIEVGFPASGETDFNFVRSIIEEEGAIPEDVTISVLTQAREDLIERTVESLRGAHRASVHLYNATAPTFRRVVFRGSKDDIKQIAVDGTRLVMEYAEKILGPETTFGYQYSPEIFTDTELDFALEVCEAVMDVWQPEAGREIILNLPATVERSTPSTHADRFEWMSRNLTRREFVCLSAHPHNDRGTAVAAAELAVMAGADRIEGCLFGQGERTGNVDLVTLGMNLFSQGVDPQIDFSQIDEVRRTAEYCNQMEIHPRHPYAGDLVYTSFSGSHQDAIKKGFDAMEADAAAQGKTVDDIEWAVPYLPIDPKDVGRSYEAVIRVNSQSGKGGIAYVLKNEHKLDLPRRMQIEFSKIIQTKTDAEGGEVTPKDIWAIFQDEYLPSSVDGDARWGRIQLRSGQTTTDTDGRDTLTVEAVVDGVETALSGTGNGPISAFFAALSETGVDARLLDYQEHTMSEGASALAASYIECAIDGKVMWGIGIDANTTRASLKAVVSAVNRAAR comes from the coding sequence ATGTCGCACCCCACACCGATCACCAATGCCACCCGGACGCAGAAGCCCTCCGGAATGCCGGTGCACAAGTACGGCCAGTACGACGCCGTCGAACTCCCCGACCGCAGCTGGCCCGACAACCGGATCACCCAGGCCCCCCGCTGGCTCTCCACCGACCTGCGCGACGGCAACCAGGCGCTGATCGACCCCATGTCACCGGCCCGCAAGCGCGAGATGTTCGACCTGCTGGTGAAGATGGGCTACAAGGAGATCGAGGTCGGCTTCCCGGCCTCCGGCGAGACCGACTTCAACTTCGTACGCTCGATCATCGAGGAAGAGGGCGCGATCCCCGAGGACGTGACCATCTCCGTCCTGACCCAGGCCCGTGAGGACCTGATCGAGCGCACCGTCGAGTCGCTGCGCGGCGCGCACCGCGCGAGCGTGCACCTGTACAACGCGACCGCGCCGACCTTCCGCCGGGTCGTCTTCCGCGGCTCCAAGGACGACATCAAGCAGATCGCCGTGGACGGCACCCGTCTGGTGATGGAGTACGCCGAGAAGATCCTGGGCCCCGAGACGACCTTCGGCTACCAGTACAGCCCGGAGATCTTCACGGACACCGAGCTGGACTTCGCCCTGGAGGTCTGCGAGGCGGTCATGGACGTCTGGCAGCCCGAGGCCGGACGCGAGATCATCCTCAACCTGCCCGCCACCGTGGAGCGTTCGACGCCGTCCACGCACGCGGACCGCTTCGAGTGGATGTCGCGCAACCTGACCCGTCGCGAGTTCGTCTGCCTGTCCGCCCACCCGCACAACGACCGCGGCACCGCCGTCGCCGCCGCCGAACTGGCCGTCATGGCGGGCGCCGACCGTATCGAGGGCTGTCTGTTCGGGCAGGGCGAGCGCACCGGCAACGTCGACCTGGTGACGCTGGGCATGAACCTCTTCAGCCAGGGCGTCGACCCGCAGATCGACTTCTCGCAGATCGACGAGGTGCGCCGCACCGCCGAGTACTGCAACCAGATGGAGATCCACCCGCGTCACCCCTATGCGGGTGACCTGGTCTACACGTCCTTCTCCGGCTCCCACCAGGACGCCATCAAGAAGGGCTTCGACGCGATGGAGGCCGACGCGGCCGCCCAGGGCAAGACGGTCGACGACATCGAGTGGGCCGTCCCGTACCTGCCGATCGATCCCAAGGACGTCGGCCGCTCGTACGAGGCCGTGATCCGGGTCAACTCGCAGTCCGGCAAGGGCGGTATCGCGTACGTCCTGAAGAACGAGCACAAGCTGGACCTGCCGCGCCGGATGCAGATCGAGTTCTCGAAGATCATCCAGACGAAGACCGACGCCGAGGGCGGCGAGGTCACGCCGAAGGACATCTGGGCGATCTTCCAGGACGAGTACCTGCCCAGCTCCGTCGATGGCGACGCCCGCTGGGGCCGGATCCAGCTGCGTTCCGGCCAGACCACGACGGACACCGACGGCAGGGACACCCTGACCGTCGAGGCCGTCGTGGACGGGGTCGAGACGGCCCTCTCGGGCACCGGCAACGGTCCGATCTCGGCCTTCTTCGCCGCGCTCTCCGAGACCGGCGTGGACGCCCGGCTGCTGGACTACCAGGAGCACACGATGAGCGAGGGCGCGAGCGCGCTGGCCGCCTCGTACATCGAGTGCGCGATCGACGGCAAGGTCATGTGGGGTATCGGCATCGACGCCAACACCACACGCGCCTCGCTGAAGGCGGTCGTCTCCGCTGTGAACAGGGCCGCCCGCTGA
- the era gene encoding GTPase Era: MGAMSVHTQPSEAAHRAGFACFVGRPNAGKSTLTNALVGKKVAITSSRPQTTRHTVRGIVHRPDAQLILVDTPGLHKPRTLLGERLNDVVRTTWAEVDVIGFCVPADQKLGPGDKFIAKELAGIRKTPKIAVVTKTDLVDGKQLAEQLIAIDQLATELGFEWAEIIPVSAVGDQQVSLLADLIAPLLPLSPPLYPEGDLTDEPEMVMVAELIREAALEGVRDELPHSIAVVVEEMLPRENRPADKPLLDIHANVYIERPSQKGIIIGPKGARLKDVGMKSRKQIEALLGTPVFLDLHVKVAKDWQRDPKQLRKLGF, encoded by the coding sequence ATGGGCGCCATGAGCGTTCACACCCAGCCTTCCGAAGCCGCCCACCGGGCCGGTTTCGCCTGCTTCGTCGGCCGCCCCAACGCGGGCAAGTCCACTCTCACGAACGCTCTCGTCGGCAAGAAGGTGGCGATCACCTCCAGCCGGCCGCAGACCACCCGCCACACCGTGCGCGGCATCGTGCACCGCCCCGACGCCCAGCTGATCCTGGTGGACACCCCCGGCCTCCACAAGCCGCGCACGCTGCTGGGCGAGCGGCTCAACGACGTCGTACGGACCACCTGGGCCGAGGTCGACGTCATCGGCTTCTGCGTCCCCGCCGACCAGAAGCTGGGCCCCGGTGACAAGTTCATCGCCAAGGAACTCGCCGGGATCAGGAAGACCCCGAAGATCGCCGTGGTCACCAAGACCGACCTGGTCGACGGCAAGCAGCTCGCCGAGCAGCTCATCGCCATCGACCAGCTCGCCACGGAACTCGGCTTCGAATGGGCCGAGATCATCCCGGTCTCCGCCGTCGGCGACCAGCAGGTCTCGCTCCTCGCCGACCTCATCGCCCCGCTGCTGCCGCTGAGCCCCCCGCTCTACCCGGAGGGCGACCTCACGGACGAGCCCGAGATGGTGATGGTCGCGGAGCTGATCCGGGAGGCCGCGCTGGAGGGCGTACGGGACGAGCTGCCGCACTCCATCGCCGTCGTCGTCGAGGAGATGCTGCCCCGCGAGAACCGGCCCGCGGACAAGCCGCTGCTCGACATCCACGCGAACGTATACATCGAGCGGCCGAGCCAGAAGGGCATCATCATCGGGCCCAAGGGCGCCCGCCTGAAGGACGTCGGCATGAAGTCCCGCAAGCAGATCGAGGCACTGCTCGGCACCCCGGTCTTCCTGGACCTGCACGTGAAGGTGGCGAAGGACTGGCAGCGGGACCCGAAGCAGCTGCGGAAGCTCGGCTTCTGA
- a CDS encoding Fur family transcriptional regulator, which yields MTAGAPVRGRSTRQRAAVAAALDEVDEFRSAQELHDVLKHRGDSVGLTTVYRTLQSLADAGEVDVLRTGDGESVYRRCSTGEHHHHLVCRTCGKAVEVEGPAVEKWAETIAAQHGYVNVAHTMEVFGTCAECAGSATES from the coding sequence GTGACCGCGGGAGCACCAGTACGAGGCCGGTCGACCCGGCAGCGCGCCGCGGTGGCCGCGGCGCTCGACGAGGTGGACGAGTTCCGCAGTGCCCAGGAGCTGCACGACGTGCTCAAGCACCGGGGCGACTCGGTCGGGCTGACCACGGTCTACCGCACCCTCCAGTCGCTGGCCGACGCCGGCGAGGTCGACGTGCTGCGCACGGGCGACGGCGAGTCGGTGTACCGGCGGTGCTCGACCGGAGAGCACCACCACCACCTGGTCTGCCGCACCTGCGGCAAGGCCGTCGAGGTGGAGGGGCCCGCGGTGGAGAAGTGGGCGGAGACGATCGCGGCGCAGCACGGGTATGTGAACGTCGCGCACACGATGGAGGTCTTCGGGACCTGCGCGGAGTGCGCGGGATCCGCGACGGAGAGCTGA